The genomic DNA TCGGTGATGATTCCCTCGTAGTCGCCGTCGTTGGTGACGACGATGCCTTTGGGGTTGTCCTGCTCGAAAACCGACCGTACCTTGCCGAGTCGCTCGTCGGCGTCCACCTGGGCGTAATCCTTGGTGGCGATGTCTGCGATGTTCATCTCTCCGCGAAGGTTAGCCGCCGTGGTTCTTGAAAGTACCTCAACGGAGACGGCCGAAACCGGGAAAACGAGGCGTGTCAGCGCCTGCCACGACAGGGTGGCGAGGCAGTAGTTCGGGGTGCTGTGTCGGTCAGTAGCCCCACTTGCGCTGCTCTGTGGGTCGCTCGGAGAGTGCCATCACGTCAAGCGGCTCGTCTTTCGTCTCGATGGCCTCGATGGTGGCGCGCGAGCTCGGCACCGTCGAGAGGTAGGCGATTTCCTCTTCGACGGCGACCTCCAGCGTGTCGCGGTCACGGGAGAAGATGATATCGATATCGCCGTCGCGGAGCGCACCGGTGAGGTCGTCGTAGTCGTCGGGCGTCGTGACCTCGTAGTGACGTTCCGCACCCTCGCGGATGTCGGTGATATCTTCGTCCTGCTGGGACATGCCGCCCAGCGTTTCGAGGTCGACGAGTGCGGTGCCCGCAGTCGGCAGCGGCGTGCCGGTCGCCGACTGGGCCTTCTGGTAGGCCTTGCCGAGCGAGCGGGCCGTCCCCATGACCTCGCCGGTCGATTTCATCTCCGGGCCGAGTCGTGGGTCGCTGCCGGGGAGGCGGTCGAACGGCAGCACGACCTCCTTGACGGAGACGTGCTCGGGAATCTGCTCTTCGGCTGCAAGCTCCTCGAGCGACTGGCCGGCCATGACTTTCGCCGCCAGCTTCGCGATCGGAACGCCGGTCGCCTTCGAGACGAACGGGACCGTCCGTGAGGAACGTGGGTTCGCCTCGAGGACGAACACTTCGCCGTCACGGACAGCAAGCTGGACGTTCAGCAGACCGACCGTATCGAGCCCGCGGGCGATATCAAGCGTAACCTCGCGGACGCGTTCGAGGACGTCCTGCGAGAGCGACCGCGGCGGAATCATACACGCCGAGTCGCCGGAGTGGACACCGGCGGCCTCGACGTGCTCCATGATGCCGCCGATGATGACGTCCTCGCCGTCGGAGACCGCATCGACATCGAGTTCGACGGCATCGGCGAGGAAGTCGTCGACGAGAATCGGCTTGTCGGGGGAGACGCGGACGGCTTCCTCGATGTACTCTTCGAGTTCCGCGTCGGAATACACAACGTCCATTGCGCGGCCGCCCAGCACGTAGGAGGGACGCACAAGCACCGGGTACCCGATGTCGTGGGCCAAATCGAGCGCCTCCGCTTTGCTGGTGGCGGTGCCGCCCTCCGGCTGGCTGATTCCGAGTTCGTCCATCAGGGCGTTGAACCGGTCGCGGTCCTCCGCCAGATCCATCGCCTCGACGGACGTGCCCATGATGTCACAGTCCAGTCCACGGCGTTCGAGTTCGTCTTCCAGCGGTTCGCCGACGTTGACCGACGTCTGACCGCCGAACTGGACCATCACGCCATCGGCGTCGGTCTCCTCGATGATGTCGGCGACCTCTTCGGCCGTAATCGGCTCGAAAAAGAGGCCGTCGGAGGTGTCGTAGTCCGTCGAGACGGTCTCGGGGTTGTTGTTGACGACGTGTGCGTCGATGCCCTCCTCGCGGAGCGCGCGGACGGCGTGGACCGCACAGTAGTCGAACTCGACGCCTTGCCCGATACGGATGGGACCGCCCCCGACGACAACGACGCTTTCGGCCTCGCGGTCGACCTGGACCTCGCTTGCGCCCTGCCCCGTCGGTGGCTCGCGCGCGGAGTAGTAGTACGGGGTCGAGGCACGGAACTCGCCGGCACAGGTGTCGACCTGCTTGAATGTCCGGTCGGAGGTCTCGGTGTCGACATCGTCGATGGTGACGCCCGCGCCGTCCGTCTCGACCTGCTGGCCGTCTTCCTCGTCGGCCTCGCGGACCTCCGAGGGAATCCAAGAGGCGTGGGTGTCGTTGAACTCGCCGCCGGCGATAGCGGTGATTTCCTGGTTTGTAAAGCCCTTGTCGGCGGCCGCTTGGAAGTCGCCGTCCTGTGCGGCGTCGGCAGCCTCGGCGATGCGACCGAACCGTTCGAGATACCAGTCGTAGATACCAGTCAGGTCGTGAATCTCGTCGACGGTGTAGCCGCGGTCGAAGGCCTCGAAGATCGCGTAGGGGCGGTCGGGCGTCGGGGTCTCCAGATAGTCGGCCGCAAGCTCGTCGTCGTCGACCTCACTCCAGTCGACGGCGGGGTCGTACTCCGAGGAGCGAAGCGCCTTCAGAAGCGACTCCTCGAAGGTCCGACCGATTGACATCGCCTCCCCGGTTGATTTCATCGCCGGGCCGAGCTCGAACTCGACATCGGAGAACTTGTCCTTCGGCCATCGCGGGACCTTGGTGACGACGTAGTCGATTGCGGGCTCGAAGGCAGCGGTCGTCTCGCCGGTGATTTCGTTTTCGATTTCGTGGAGGCGCTTGCCCATTGCGACCTTTGCGGTCACACGAGCGATGGGGTAGCCGGTCGCCTTGGAAGCCAGCGCGGAGGACCGCGAGACGCGTGGGTTGACCTCGACGACCCGGTATTCACCCGACGGCGTGCCGTCGTCGCGCCACGCGTGCTGGATGTTACAGCCGCCCTCGATGCCGAGTTCGCGGATGACTTTCAGCGCCGAATTGCGCATCTCTTGGTGGGCCTCATCAGGGATAACCTGCGAGGGTGTAACGACCGTCGACTCGCCGGTGTGGATACCCATCGGGTCGATGTTCTCCATGTTACAGATGATGATACAGGAGTCGTCGGCGTCCCGCATCACTTCGTATTCGAGTTCGACCCAGCCGGCGATGGATTCGGTAATCTGGACCTCGTGGTTCCGGGAAAGCTGGAAGCCCTTGCGGGCGATTTCGCGGAGCTCTTCCATGTCGTCGACGACGCCGGAGCCGGAGCCACCGAGCGTGTAGGCGGTGCGGGCGATGACCGGAAGGCCGCCGACCGATTCGACGGCGTCTTCGACTTCGTCCATCGAGGAGATGGTCTCCGAGCGACAGACCGGCTCGCCGATGTCCTTCATCCGCTCGCGGAAGAGGTCGCGGTCCTCGGTCGCATAAATCGTATCGAGCGGCGTCCCCATAATCTCGACGCCGTGCTCGTCGAGAACGCCCTCCTCGGCGAGTTCGGCGGTGACGTTTAGCCCTGTCTGGCCGCCCAGCCCCGCGATGACGCCGTCTGGGTCCTCTTTCCGGATGACCTCGGCGATGGCATCGGTCGTGATCGGCTCGACGTAGACCTTGTCAGCCATCTCCGGGTCGGTCATGATGGTTGCCGGATTGGAGTTGACGAGGACGACCCGGGCGCCCTCCTCCTGGAGCGCGCGGCACGCTTGTGCCCCGGAGTAGTCGAATTCGGCTGCCTGTCCGATCTGTATCGGTCCGCTGCCGATAAGTAGGATAGTGCGGTCCTCGTCTGGCATTACTCGACCGGAGTTCGCACATCGTAATAAGCCCGGCGAAAGGGTGCGGATTTCGTAACTCGAATACGAATTTCGAACCGGCAGCGGCCTTGGCGACGTCGTCGCCGCCCGCGCTCACCTGGCTTCCTCTCCGAGCCGGTACCGGTAGGGCTGGCCGTCGACGACTTCGATAGGGCCAGCGTCAGCCTCCCGCCCGAGCACCGTTGCGACGCGGTGGGCGCTGTCGAACGATTCGCCGTGCTCGTCGAGCAAATCGAGTATCTCGCGCGCTGTCAACGGCTCGTCGGGGTCAGCCTCCGCTAGTACCGTTCGGATTCGCTCGAACTCCCCCCGGCGTATGCGCATGGTCGTACGTATGGCACCAACTACCATAATTTCCCGTCAGACGCATGTCATACACCACGGCGGAGAACCCGGTGACGGGTCCGGGTGCCGTTCCGGGCGGTGTCAGACGCTGTCGACTACGCCGGGCGGTCGGCCTCGGTTTCGAACTCCCGCTCGCGGCGGTACTCCTCGACGAACGTCTCGACATCGAACGCCGATAGCTGTTGCTGGAACTCCGCGGCCGTCTCGTCGTCAGCGTGGCCGACCGCGTGGTCCATCAGTTCGACGAGCAGTTCGACGACGATTTCGTGCAGGCGGCGGGCGTCGAAGTCAGTCACCCACAGCAGCGCGTAGCCGACGACACCGTCGTCGGCACAGTCGGCGACGGCAACCCGGTCGGGAAACTCCTCTAACACCATTCCCATCACGTGTGCCATTCCGAACGTCGGAAAGTCGTCGTCGGTCTCGATTGTCGCTTCGAGGACGTCGACGGTCTCCTCGGGGACGAACCGCGAGACGGGATGGACATCGACAACGACAGCGTGGGTCTCACCGCAGTCACACGACAGCTCGCGGAGGCCCATGTCGACGTCGTGGGGGTGTATCGACTCCCCACAGGGGAGTTCGAGCCGGTCTGTGCCGTCGTCGCCGGGGACACGCGGCGTTGGCATTGCTTCGAACAGGGACGGAAACGGGTTAAAAACAGCGTTCGGAGACGGCTACCGTGAGAGGTCGTCCGGGCCGAGCGCGGCGTCGTAGGGGTCGTCTTCGATATCGTCAGTCGTCTCGTCTACGTCAGCGTCGCTGGCATCGTCGTCGTTTATTTGGACGTACGCACGAGTCACGACGGCGGTCCCGAAGGCGGCGAGCAGACCACCGACGATGGCGGCTGCGACCGCGCCCGCGGGCGTTGAGACGACACCGACAGCGGTGGAGGATATCTCTTCAAGCCGCGAAACAAGGACAACAATGAATCCGATGAGGAACACCTCAATGCGGTGGCCCTTGGTGATTCGCCAGGAGTCGGCCATCGCCTGCACGAAGTTCTTGTCATTGAGGGCAATTTCCTGCCGGAGGAAGTAGAACAGCACGGCGAGGATGATACCCGGAATAATGATGAAGACGAGCCCGACGATAATCAGTCCCCAGACGACGATACCGCCGATGAAGCCGTTCAGCGTCGCCAGCAGGATGTTGTCGGTGACGAGGTCGCTCGTAACCTCATCGGAGCTATCGGTCGCGAAGACGCGGACCGCGATGAGACGCGCCGCCTCGTGAACCAGCGCGAGCACGAGCAGTCCGCCAGCGGCGGCACCAACAGGGAGGCCGAGCGCCAGCGGGGCCGTGTCACGGAACTCCTCGGCGGCGGCCTCTAGTTCGGCCGTCATTTCTTCGAACTCCGCTTCGCTCATGCCGGCCTCCTGCATCTCCTCGGCCGATAGCTCCTGAACGAAGTCCAACATTGCCTCCGCGATGCCAACAGTCAGCGTCTGGAACAGCACGGTCGTGAGGAGGGCGATGCCCGCGAACACGGCAGCGAGCGTCAGCCCGTTCTTTTCGACCGTTCGGGATGCACCCTCACGGAGGGCCTGACCGATATCGAGACTCATGTGTTCGATTCGCGGCCCCCATCCCCTTAAGAATAGTCGAATCGGACAGCGACAGAAGCGCCGGCCGTCGGACGAATGGGTCCGTTATGGCCAGTCGTCGCGGCGCTCCGGCTCCGGCTCCGATTCGGGTTCGTCTTCGGCGAGTGTCCAGCCGGCCGCCTCGGCGGCCTCGGTTATCGGCAGGTACTCCCAGTCGACTGACTCGGCAAGCGCTTCGTCGTCTTCGTCAGTACCGACGAAAACGTGCCGTTCGGTCTGGAACTGAGATTCGACGTTCTCGAGGCTCTCCTCACGGCCCCGGGGGCCCGAGAAGAAGTCCTGTCGGATGCGGTTTTTCCGCGTGAAGTTCGTCACGACGTAGGTCGGTTTTTCCGAGATAACACCGACGTACTCGCTCCACGAGCGGGCGTCGGAAAACACCGCTTCCGGGTCCTCGAGTTCTTTGAGTGCTTCCAGCTCGAACGCGAGCGTCATGTCTGATGAGCCGCCGCCGTTCATACTCTTGGGGGACGCCCGGGGCGGAGAAAACACTTTGGAAACAGCCGTCGTGCGTCGCCGTCAGCGTGGCGACGGCGGACGGAACGGTCAGTCGGCGGTCGCAGCGCCTTCGAAGGCTTCGATGTCGACGCCCTCCTCCAAGAGGAGGTCCGTCTGGTCCGAGACATCGATTTGCTTGCGGGCGAGCTTTTTCAGCACCGACTGCGCCGAGAGGTCGCCGATGAGAACGCCGCCGATGACGCGGCCGTCCTTGAGGGCGACGCGCCGCCACGTTTCGTCGTCGTATTTCTTCTCGACTGTCTCGTCGCCGCGGGTCGGATGGCCAAACGAGAGGAACGGGAAATCAAAGTGGGTAATCGAATACGACGACACCCACTCGAAGGTGGCCTCGGGACCGTCGGCGACCATGTTCTGGCCGGCGATGTTGCCCTGTTCCTTGGCCGACCCCCACGCGCCGTTCTGGGCGCGGTCCCCGACGATGACATCGTGGAACTGCGTGATGTCGCCGGCGGCGTAGACGTCATCGACGTTCGTCCGCATGTGCTCGTCGGTGACGATACCGTTGTCCGTCTCGATTCCCGTTCCTTGCAGGAACTCGGTGTTGAAATTGAGGCCGATGGCGACGCCGGCAAACTCCGCCTCGAAGCGGTCGCCGTTGGGGTCGACCGCGGCGGTGACGCGGCCGTCGTCGTCGGTTTCGAAGTGGTCGACACCGGAGTCGAAGACGGGCGTGACGCCCATCTCTTCGAGGGCGTCGTGGATGATTTCCGCGCCGTCCTGTGAGAGCGCATAGCGCCACCACGCTTCGCCCCGCATGAGATAGTGAGCGTCGAGACCCTGTGCCCCACAGATGGCCGCGAGGTCGATGCCGAGCAGGCCGGCACCGACAACGACGCCCGAGTCAGCGCTCTCGGCGTTTTCCTTGATAGCGCGAGCGTCCTCGAAGGTCCAGAAGTGGTTGACCCCTTCGGCGTCGCTGTTGTCGACGGGCAGCTGCGTCGGCGTACCGCCGGTCGCTACGAGGAGCTTATCGTAGGCGACCGTCTCGCCGTCATGGGTATAAACCTCGTGGGCATCAACGTCGACGCCCGTGACGACGGTGTTCAGCCGCAGGTCGATGTCTCGCTCCTCGTACCACTCCGGTTCGTGGATGGACACCGGAGCCTCCGGGAGCTTCCCCTTGGCGAACTCCTTGATGAGAATGCGATTGTACAGGGCCTCCCCCTCCTCCGTGATGACGGTAATATCGGCGTCCGGGTCTTCCTCCCGGATTGTCTCGGCCGCCGAAGAACCGGCAATGCCGTCACCGATGATTACGTGCGACGCACACATGCCCGGGCGTACGATACCCGGGTTAATGTGAATTGCTATACGAATCTCCGCGGCGACGGGACACGCGTTCAGCAGGCCCGTTGCCGCCACGGACGGCTGTGTACACGACTGGAAAGGAACACGGGTGCAGCGAAAACCAGTGTTCGACCGTTTGTCTGCAGCCTTGCCGCTGGAAAGGCCAGCCGAAGCCCGCAGTTTGAAACGGTTCCGTCGCATACAGAGGGACACATGAAGCTCTACCAGAACCCTCGCCACTGGGCGTCGAAACAGGCGTTGACGACGCCCGGCCTCCGTGGGGCCGCGAACTACGCGCTGGTCAAACTCCATACGAAGATATTCCTGGGCAAAGCCGATGCCGACCGCCGGGAGGAGCGGCGCGACCACCTTGACGACCTCTTCGATGCGACGATAGACGCCTACGTCGCCGCGCTCGAAGCCGACTACACCGAGGCCGAAGCGCGCGAGATTACCCACATCCAGGCGAACTTCGATTTCTTCAACCACGGCTGGACGGAGATGATGGAGATCCCGGCCGACGAACTCGAGCCCCACTACCGCCGCTATGAGTCGTTCTTCCAAGAACACGGCATCACCATCGACGACCCGCTCGGGGAGTTCCGGCCCGCCGGTGGTCTCACGTCGGCCCCAGAAACGCCCGAAAAGCTCGATGAGCCGGCGTTCGAGAACGCAATCGCCGGGTTTGCTGACGACGTATACGTCGAGACGGCCGACGGCGAGACGGTCGTTGGCGGCGACACGGAGCCGCCGGAGGATGTCGACCCGACAGCGGTGCCGGGCGTCGACGACGAGGAAGCACAGGCCGACTGACCGGCGACGCTACCGAGCGTCGAGGACGCCGTCGGCGGCGGCGAAGCCAGCCTCAATAGCCCCGTTGAGGCTTCGTTCGGGGTACTGTGCCCGGGAGGCCATGCCGGCGTAGTAGACGCCGGGCGCGCCGTCGTCCGTGAGGTCGTAGGGAACGACCATGTCGAGGTAGCCCCGTTCGTACACGGGAGCGGTTTTCGGGTTGCGAGAGATAGCAACCCAGTTGACGCGGTCGCGGTCGAACTGCGGAAACATGTCGGCGATGCCATCGAGCCACAGCGCTTCGATTTCGTCGTCGGACCGCTGCCAGAGGTCGTCTGCAAGCTGCTGGACGTAGCTTGCGACGTACAGCAGGTGCTCGCCGCCGTACCGTTCGGCCGGCACGAAGTTGGTGTGCTCGATGAGCGCGCCGAAGGGCGCGTCGTCGGCGATGTTGAGCCAGTAGGTGTCGAGCAGTGATTCGTCCATCGAGACGACCGCACACACAGACCCCTGAAAGTCGATATCGCACGTATAGCCGGTGAGCGACTCCAGCACGTCCGGCATCGTCGCGACGACGACGCCGTCGACCGCGTGGGTCGTAGCGTCGCCATCAGCGTCGGCGACGGTCAGCGACTCGACGGGGCCGCGCCCGGTGGTGTCGGGCGTCTCGGCGAAGTCGAGTTCCCGAACGCGGCTGCCGGTCTCGATGTGCTCGCGGCCGACAGCGTCGACGAGCGCGTCGACGAAGACGCCGAAGCCGCCATCGAGGTAGCCGAGTATCTCGCCTCGGAGGAGGTCACGCTCGCCGCGGAACTTGACACGACCGAGCAGCCACGCCGCCGAGACATCCTCCTTTCGGTCGCCAAACTTGGCGTCGAGAAGCGGCTCGAAAAAATACTCGTAGACACCGCGGGTGGTGTGCTCGATGAGGAACTCCCGAATGGGAACGTCCTCGAAGTCCGCAAGCGACTCGTAGGTGTCGCGACGCGGCCGCCCACCGCGGACATCGACTTCGAGCGTCAGCATCGTCAGCCGGAACTTGTCGTAGACGGAGAGATACGGGTAAGCAGCGATTTCCCACGGCGTATCGAGCGGATGAGAGACGCCGTCAACGTAGTATGCGTTCTCGCCGACGCGCCACTCGATACGGTCGGCGACCCCGAGGTCGGCCGCGAGGTCGACAATCGTCTCCTCGGATTTGGAGAGGTGGTGGTAGTACCGCTCTATCGGGTCGCCGGCCGTCTCATAGGTAGCCGCGAGGCCGCCGACCGTCTCCGAGGCCTCGAAAATCCGCACCTCGTGGCCGGCTTGCTGGAGCCGGTAGGCGGCGGCCAGTCCGGCCAGCCCGCCGCCAACGATGCCTATCATACTGGCGGGTGGCGGTCCCGGCAGTTGGCTCTTTTCACTCGGCTCGCTGCCAGTCGACGTCCGCCTCAAGTCGGGCGTGTATCGACGACAGCATGGACATCTCGGCCCCGTAGAAGCGTTCGCGGCCGACCGGCGTCCGGACCCGCATGACGAGCGTCGTCGTTGTCGCGTCAAAGACCGTCAGTTCCCACGTTCCGTCGGACCCCTCCCAGTGGCTCCGCCGTTCGGTCGCTTCGTCCTCAATGACGCGCGTTCCAAGTTCCCAGCTCAGTCGGGTACGGTACGGAACCTCAGAGGGGAGCGCCGTCTTGGCCGGCCCGTCGGTCAGGCTCCCACTCGTCGAGGCGTTTGTGGCCATGTCACACTGCCCGTGACCCACAGTAAAAAACATGACTCTTTCCCGCCGACGGCGCGAAAGGTCGGGTTTTATCCCGACCCAAGCGGAACGGAGGCGTATGATAACGGTGCGGGCCCCAGCGACGAGCGCGAACTTGGGCAGCGGGTTCGACGTCTTCGGGGCGGCGCTCGAACGTCCGGCGGACATCCTTCGCATCGAGAAGGCCAACCGCACCACGATACGCGTTACCGGCGTCGGAAGCAAGTACATCCCGGAGGACCCGGAGAAAAACACCGTCGGCGCGGTCGCGGAGGCGCTGGATGCGCCGGCACACATCGAGATCGACAAGGGCGTCCGGCCGGCCTCAGGGCTCGGCTCCTCGGCAGCGTCAGCGGCAGCGGCCGCTGTCGGGCTCAACGAGCTCTACGACCGCGGGCTGAGCCGCGAGGAACTGGTTCCGATAGCCGCAGAGGGCGAAGCGGTCGTCTCGGGGGCCGCTCACGCCGACAACGTCGCGCCCTCGATTATGGGCGGCTTCACCGTCGCCCGCGAAGACGGCGTCACGCAGGTCGATGCCTCGATTCCGCTCGTGGCCTGTCTGCCGGAAATCGTCGTCTCGACGCGTGACGCGCGCGGAGTCGTTCCCGAAGCGGCTCCGATGGAAGCTGTCGTCGACGTCGTCGGCAACGCGGCGACGCTGGCGGTCGGGATGGCCCGTGACGACCCGGCGCTTGTCGGCCGCGGAATGGAAGACAGCATCGTCACACCCGAGCGGGCTGAGCTCATCAACGGCTACGAGACGGTCCGCTCGGCCGCCGAGAACGCTGGCGCGACCGGCGTGACGATTTCCGGTGCTGGTCCAACGGTTATCGCCGCCTGCCATCGGGGCGACCGCACCGCCATCGCCAGCGCAATGCTCGATGCCTTCTCGGAGGCCGGCGTCGAGGCGCGGGCCTACAAGACTGAAATCGGCCGCGGGGCCGAACTCTTCTGAGGTTCAGCCGTCGACACGCCGTTCGACAACCGCGAGTGCGACAGAAAGCGCCGCAAGCAGGAGAAACGCCACAAGCGCCAATCGCGGAATCGTAAAGACGCCGAGCCCGCGCCAGTAGATGGCGGTGCAGCCGCCGCCGACGGTGCAGGTCGTCTCGGGAGTAAGCTGGATAGCAGTGTGGTACGCCGAGACGACGACGCCAAGCCCAGACAGCGGCAGCGCCGTTCGCCAGACACCGACGCGGCTCTCAACGGCAGCAACACCGAACACGACGACGAGCGGGTACATCAGGATGCGCTGGTACCAGCAGAGGTCACAGGGAACAAAGCCGGCGACGTCGCTGAAATAGAGGCTCCCGAGCGTCGCCACAGCAGCGACAAGTGTACCCACAGCGAGTAGTCGACGGCGCATAGCTACGGTCACGTCGCGCGGCTAAAAAAGCGGTCGGGTCGGCAGGTTCGTGCGGGAAGCTCCTCAGATGCCGCGGTCCTGCAGCTTCTCTTCTTCGGGCAGCGTCTCGTTGGCCTGCCCCTTCATGCCC from Natronomonas pharaonis DSM 2160 includes the following:
- the carB gene encoding carbamoyl-phosphate synthase large subunit yields the protein MPDEDRTILLIGSGPIQIGQAAEFDYSGAQACRALQEEGARVVLVNSNPATIMTDPEMADKVYVEPITTDAIAEVIRKEDPDGVIAGLGGQTGLNVTAELAEEGVLDEHGVEIMGTPLDTIYATEDRDLFRERMKDIGEPVCRSETISSMDEVEDAVESVGGLPVIARTAYTLGGSGSGVVDDMEELREIARKGFQLSRNHEVQITESIAGWVELEYEVMRDADDSCIIICNMENIDPMGIHTGESTVVTPSQVIPDEAHQEMRNSALKVIRELGIEGGCNIQHAWRDDGTPSGEYRVVEVNPRVSRSSALASKATGYPIARVTAKVAMGKRLHEIENEITGETTAAFEPAIDYVVTKVPRWPKDKFSDVEFELGPAMKSTGEAMSIGRTFEESLLKALRSSEYDPAVDWSEVDDDELAADYLETPTPDRPYAIFEAFDRGYTVDEIHDLTGIYDWYLERFGRIAEAADAAQDGDFQAAADKGFTNQEITAIAGGEFNDTHASWIPSEVREADEEDGQQVETDGAGVTIDDVDTETSDRTFKQVDTCAGEFRASTPYYYSAREPPTGQGASEVQVDREAESVVVVGGGPIRIGQGVEFDYCAVHAVRALREEGIDAHVVNNNPETVSTDYDTSDGLFFEPITAEEVADIIEETDADGVMVQFGGQTSVNVGEPLEDELERRGLDCDIMGTSVEAMDLAEDRDRFNALMDELGISQPEGGTATSKAEALDLAHDIGYPVLVRPSYVLGGRAMDVVYSDAELEEYIEEAVRVSPDKPILVDDFLADAVELDVDAVSDGEDVIIGGIMEHVEAAGVHSGDSACMIPPRSLSQDVLERVREVTLDIARGLDTVGLLNVQLAVRDGEVFVLEANPRSSRTVPFVSKATGVPIAKLAAKVMAGQSLEELAAEEQIPEHVSVKEVVLPFDRLPGSDPRLGPEMKSTGEVMGTARSLGKAYQKAQSATGTPLPTAGTALVDLETLGGMSQQDEDITDIREGAERHYEVTTPDDYDDLTGALRDGDIDIIFSRDRDTLEVAVEEEIAYLSTVPSSRATIEAIETKDEPLDVMALSERPTEQRKWGY
- a CDS encoding DUF5815 family protein yields the protein MPTPRVPGDDGTDRLELPCGESIHPHDVDMGLRELSCDCGETHAVVVDVHPVSRFVPEETVDVLEATIETDDDFPTFGMAHVMGMVLEEFPDRVAVADCADDGVVGYALLWVTDFDARRLHEIVVELLVELMDHAVGHADDETAAEFQQQLSAFDVETFVEEYRREREFETEADRPA
- a CDS encoding DUF7124 domain-containing protein → MNGGGSSDMTLAFELEALKELEDPEAVFSDARSWSEYVGVISEKPTYVVTNFTRKNRIRQDFFSGPRGREESLENVESQFQTERHVFVGTDEDDEALAESVDWEYLPITEAAEAAGWTLAEDEPESEPEPERRDDWP
- a CDS encoding NAD(P)/FAD-dependent oxidoreductase; translation: MCASHVIIGDGIAGSSAAETIREEDPDADITVITEEGEALYNRILIKEFAKGKLPEAPVSIHEPEWYEERDIDLRLNTVVTGVDVDAHEVYTHDGETVAYDKLLVATGGTPTQLPVDNSDAEGVNHFWTFEDARAIKENAESADSGVVVGAGLLGIDLAAICGAQGLDAHYLMRGEAWWRYALSQDGAEIIHDALEEMGVTPVFDSGVDHFETDDDGRVTAAVDPNGDRFEAEFAGVAIGLNFNTEFLQGTGIETDNGIVTDEHMRTNVDDVYAAGDITQFHDVIVGDRAQNGAWGSAKEQGNIAGQNMVADGPEATFEWVSSYSITHFDFPFLSFGHPTRGDETVEKKYDDETWRRVALKDGRVIGGVLIGDLSAQSVLKKLARKQIDVSDQTDLLLEEGVDIEAFEGAATAD
- a CDS encoding DUF6149 family protein, producing the protein MKLYQNPRHWASKQALTTPGLRGAANYALVKLHTKIFLGKADADRREERRDHLDDLFDATIDAYVAALEADYTEAEAREITHIQANFDFFNHGWTEMMEIPADELEPHYRRYESFFQEHGITIDDPLGEFRPAGGLTSAPETPEKLDEPAFENAIAGFADDVYVETADGETVVGGDTEPPEDVDPTAVPGVDDEEAQAD
- a CDS encoding NAD(P)/FAD-dependent oxidoreductase, coding for MIGIVGGGLAGLAAAYRLQQAGHEVRIFEASETVGGLAATYETAGDPIERYYHHLSKSEETIVDLAADLGVADRIEWRVGENAYYVDGVSHPLDTPWEIAAYPYLSVYDKFRLTMLTLEVDVRGGRPRRDTYESLADFEDVPIREFLIEHTTRGVYEYFFEPLLDAKFGDRKEDVSAAWLLGRVKFRGERDLLRGEILGYLDGGFGVFVDALVDAVGREHIETGSRVRELDFAETPDTTGRGPVESLTVADADGDATTHAVDGVVVATMPDVLESLTGYTCDIDFQGSVCAVVSMDESLLDTYWLNIADDAPFGALIEHTNFVPAERYGGEHLLYVASYVQQLADDLWQRSDDEIEALWLDGIADMFPQFDRDRVNWVAISRNPKTAPVYERGYLDMVVPYDLTDDGAPGVYYAGMASRAQYPERSLNGAIEAGFAAADGVLDAR
- a CDS encoding homoserine kinase; its protein translation is MITVRAPATSANLGSGFDVFGAALERPADILRIEKANRTTIRVTGVGSKYIPEDPEKNTVGAVAEALDAPAHIEIDKGVRPASGLGSSAASAAAAAVGLNELYDRGLSREELVPIAAEGEAVVSGAAHADNVAPSIMGGFTVAREDGVTQVDASIPLVACLPEIVVSTRDARGVVPEAAPMEAVVDVVGNAATLAVGMARDDPALVGRGMEDSIVTPERAELINGYETVRSAAENAGATGVTISGAGPTVIAACHRGDRTAIASAMLDAFSEAGVEARAYKTEIGRGAELF
- a CDS encoding disulfide bond formation protein B; translation: MRRRLLAVGTLVAAVATLGSLYFSDVAGFVPCDLCWYQRILMYPLVVVFGVAAVESRVGVWRTALPLSGLGVVVSAYHTAIQLTPETTCTVGGGCTAIYWRGLGVFTIPRLALVAFLLLAALSVALAVVERRVDG